One Oscillatoria sp. FACHB-1406 DNA window includes the following coding sequences:
- a CDS encoding Uma2 family endonuclease, translating to MTLSLDREIIYPDSDGQPMADNTLQYRWIVLIKENLELLFAENPEVFVAGDLLWYAVEGSPKIRLAPDVMVAFGRPKGDRGSYQQWKEGNIAPQVVFEILSPGNRLKEMVKKFHFYEQYGVEEYYIYDPDDNELTGLLREEDKLNVIEEMDGFTSPRLGIRFALTPETLEIYRPDGRKFLTMLELEQRVEQATQRAEQEAQRAEQATQRAEQEAQRAEQATQRAERLAAQLRALGIDPDSES from the coding sequence ATGACTCTTTCCCTCGATCGCGAAATTATCTACCCCGACAGCGACGGACAACCAATGGCTGACAATACCCTACAATATCGCTGGATTGTCTTAATCAAAGAAAATCTCGAACTTCTGTTCGCTGAGAATCCCGAAGTTTTTGTCGCGGGGGACTTGCTTTGGTATGCAGTGGAAGGTTCGCCCAAAATACGCCTCGCTCCTGATGTTATGGTAGCCTTCGGGCGACCCAAAGGCGATCGGGGTTCTTACCAACAGTGGAAAGAAGGCAACATCGCCCCGCAAGTTGTTTTTGAGATTCTTTCCCCTGGAAATCGCCTCAAAGAGATGGTAAAAAAGTTCCATTTCTACGAGCAATATGGGGTAGAAGAATATTACATTTACGACCCCGACGATAACGAACTCACTGGATTACTTCGCGAAGAAGATAAGTTGAATGTTATCGAAGAAATGGATGGTTTTACGAGTCCGAGATTGGGCATTCGTTTCGCTTTAACGCCGGAAACGCTGGAAATTTATCGTCCCGATGGGCGAAAGTTTTTGACAATGCTCGAACTCGAACAAAGAGTCGAACAAGCAACTCAACGCGCAGAACAAGAAGCTCAACGCGCGGAACAAGCAACTCAACGCGCCGAACAAGAAGCTCAACGCGCTGAACAAGCAACTCAACGCGCCGAACGATTAGCCGCTCAACTGAGAGCATTAGGAATCGATCCCGATAGCGAGAGTTGA
- a CDS encoding MoaD/ThiS family protein, translated as MAVKVLVPTALQKYTKEQATIEVSGSNITELIEALESDFPGIKARICDEEGKLRRFLNVYVDSEDIRFLQGMETVLKDGDEVSIVPAVAGG; from the coding sequence ATGGCTGTAAAAGTTTTAGTACCGACTGCATTACAAAAATATACTAAAGAGCAAGCGACGATTGAAGTTTCGGGGAGTAATATCACTGAATTAATCGAGGCTCTTGAAAGTGATTTTCCGGGAATTAAAGCGCGAATTTGCGATGAAGAAGGCAAACTTCGCCGCTTTTTAAATGTGTACGTCGATAGCGAAGATATTCGCTTCCTGCAAGGAATGGAAACAGTATTGAAAGATGGGGATGAAGTCAGTATTGTCCCGGCGGTTGCGGGGGGTTAA
- the thrC gene encoding threonine synthase, whose product MTQAIATDKTASTATFNKLVSKEGGIEYEPGALYVCEETFSPLEVAYDYDLIRSRVTRESIAAGPNSIWRYRDFLPVVTDNYIDVGTGMTPLVKSQRLARRLGLKNLYIKNDAVNMPTLSFKDRVVSVALSRARELGFTTVSCASTGNLANSTAAIAAHAGLDCCVFIPADLEAGKVLGTLIYNPTVMAVKGNYDQVNRLCSEIANTYGWGFVNINLRPYYSEGSKTLGFEVAEQLGWKLPDHIVAPIASGSLYNKIHKGFQEFVKVGLVEDKAVRFSGAQAEGCSPVAQAFKEGRDFVAPVKPNTIAKSIAIGNPADGVYALELARKTNGTIESANDAEIIEGIKLLAETEGIFTETAGGTTIAVLKKLVEAGKIDPEETTVVYITGNGLKTQEAVQGSIGETFTIDAKLDSFERAWERAQALERLDWQPVLV is encoded by the coding sequence ATGACCCAGGCGATCGCAACTGACAAAACCGCTTCAACCGCAACCTTTAATAAACTCGTCTCCAAAGAAGGCGGGATTGAGTACGAACCGGGCGCGCTGTATGTTTGCGAGGAAACGTTCTCCCCGCTCGAAGTCGCTTACGATTACGATTTAATCCGCTCTCGCGTCACTCGCGAAAGCATCGCCGCCGGTCCAAACTCCATTTGGCGCTACCGCGACTTTCTCCCCGTCGTCACGGATAACTATATCGACGTGGGAACGGGGATGACTCCGCTGGTGAAGTCGCAGCGTCTCGCTCGTCGCTTGGGTTTAAAAAATCTCTACATTAAGAATGACGCGGTGAATATGCCCACCTTAAGCTTTAAGGATCGGGTGGTGTCAGTGGCGCTGAGTCGCGCTAGAGAGTTAGGTTTCACGACGGTTTCCTGCGCGAGTACGGGGAATTTAGCCAATTCTACCGCCGCGATCGCAGCCCATGCCGGTTTAGACTGCTGCGTGTTTATTCCCGCCGATTTGGAAGCCGGGAAAGTCCTGGGTACGCTAATCTACAATCCCACGGTGATGGCGGTTAAGGGCAACTACGACCAAGTGAACCGCCTCTGCTCGGAAATTGCCAATACATACGGCTGGGGATTTGTCAATATTAACTTGCGTCCTTATTATTCCGAAGGCTCGAAAACGTTAGGCTTTGAAGTAGCAGAACAATTGGGTTGGAAGCTTCCCGACCATATCGTTGCTCCGATCGCGTCCGGTTCTCTTTACAATAAAATCCATAAAGGCTTCCAAGAGTTCGTCAAGGTTGGTTTAGTCGAAGATAAAGCCGTGCGGTTCAGCGGCGCGCAAGCAGAAGGATGTTCGCCCGTCGCGCAAGCCTTTAAAGAAGGACGCGATTTTGTCGCTCCAGTGAAACCGAATACCATTGCAAAATCGATCGCGATCGGCAATCCCGCCGACGGCGTTTATGCTTTAGAATTAGCTCGGAAGACGAACGGCACAATTGAATCTGCTAACGATGCCGAAATCATTGAAGGGATTAAATTGCTCGCCGAAACCGAAGGCATTTTCACCGAAACAGCGGGCGGAACGACGATTGCCGTGCTGAAAAAATTAGTCGAAGCCGGTAAAATCGATCCCGAAGAAACCACCGTTGTTTACATCACCGGCAACGGCTTAAAAACCCAAGAAGCCGTCCAAGGTTCGATTGGCGAAACTTTCACGATTGATGCCAAACTCGACAGCTTCGAGCGGGCTTGGGAGCGGGCGCAAGCATTAGAGCGCTTGGATTGGCAGCCCGTTCTGGTTTAA
- the pflB gene encoding formate C-acetyltransferase produces MTVEQWNEFNPGNWTKEVDVRDFIQKNYTPFEGDESFLVGATSRTEELWQQVAQLMIKEREKGILDADTAIASTIVSHAPGYIDKDIEQIVGLQTDKPLKRAIMPLGGIRVVKASLEAYGYKLDPATEEIFTKYRKTHNDGVFDAYTKEMRLARHSGIITGLPDAYGRGRIIGDYRRVALYGVNRLIDDKKTQLESLEVDAIDEPIIQLREEINEQIKALFELIAMGQSYGFDLSRPAANAKEAVQWLYLAYLAAVKEQNGAAMSLGRVSTFLDIYFDRDLKAGTMTESELQELIDHFVMKLRMVRFLRTPDYNQLFSGDPTWVTEAIGGMGEDGRSLVTRTSFRVLNTLYTLGPAPEPNLTVLWSERLPKAFKRFCAKVSTETSSIQYENDDLQRPYWGDDYAIACCVSAMRVGKQMQFFGARVNLAKCLLYAINGGKDEKSGEQIAPAYAPITAEYLDYNEVMQRFDRMMDWLAKAYINTLNVIHRMHDKYCYERIEMALHDRDVFRTMACGIAGLSVVADSLSAIQYAKVKVIRDDKGLAVDYEIEDDFPKYGNNDDRADSIAVDLVKGFMNKLKKHKTYRNAIPTQSVLTITSNVVYGKKTGSTPDGRKAGEPFAPGANPMHGRDRNGAIASLASVAKLPYAYAQDGISNTFSVVPAALGKTERDRLNNLVGMLDGYFHDGGHHINVNVLNRDTLLDAMEHPELYPQLTIRVSGYAVNFIKLTREQQLDVIKRTFHERF; encoded by the coding sequence ATGACAGTCGAACAATGGAATGAATTCAACCCCGGCAATTGGACAAAAGAGGTGGATGTCCGCGATTTCATTCAAAAGAATTACACCCCTTTTGAAGGCGATGAATCGTTTTTAGTGGGGGCAACTTCTCGTACTGAAGAACTTTGGCAACAAGTCGCTCAGTTAATGATTAAAGAACGAGAAAAAGGCATTCTCGATGCCGATACCGCGATCGCATCTACCATTGTCTCCCACGCTCCGGGCTACATTGATAAAGATATAGAACAAATTGTCGGTTTGCAAACCGATAAACCCCTCAAACGTGCCATCATGCCTTTAGGCGGCATTCGCGTCGTGAAAGCTTCCCTCGAAGCTTACGGTTACAAACTCGATCCCGCCACTGAAGAAATTTTTACGAAATATCGCAAAACCCACAACGATGGTGTTTTCGATGCTTATACCAAAGAAATGCGTTTAGCGCGGCATTCTGGCATTATTACCGGGCTGCCCGATGCTTACGGACGCGGGCGAATTATTGGCGATTATCGCCGCGTTGCTTTGTATGGAGTCAACCGCTTAATTGACGATAAAAAAACGCAATTAGAATCGCTAGAAGTTGACGCGATCGATGAACCCATTATTCAACTGCGCGAAGAGATTAACGAACAAATCAAAGCTTTGTTTGAACTCATCGCAATGGGACAAAGTTATGGTTTCGATCTCTCGCGTCCGGCTGCCAATGCAAAAGAAGCCGTTCAATGGCTTTATTTAGCTTATTTAGCCGCTGTGAAAGAACAAAATGGCGCGGCAATGTCTCTCGGTCGCGTTTCCACTTTCCTTGATATTTACTTCGATCGCGACCTGAAAGCGGGTACGATGACCGAATCGGAATTGCAAGAACTTATCGACCATTTCGTCATGAAATTGCGGATGGTTCGTTTCCTCCGCACTCCCGATTACAATCAACTATTTTCCGGCGATCCAACTTGGGTAACAGAAGCAATTGGCGGGATGGGTGAAGATGGTCGTTCGTTAGTTACGCGCACCAGTTTTCGCGTCCTTAATACCCTTTATACATTAGGCCCTGCCCCCGAACCCAACTTAACCGTATTGTGGTCGGAACGCTTGCCCAAAGCCTTTAAGCGTTTCTGTGCGAAAGTATCCACAGAAACCAGTTCGATTCAGTACGAAAACGACGACTTACAACGTCCGTACTGGGGGGATGATTACGCGATCGCGTGCTGCGTTTCCGCCATGCGCGTCGGCAAACAAATGCAATTTTTCGGCGCGCGAGTCAACCTTGCAAAATGCCTGTTGTATGCGATTAATGGCGGCAAAGATGAAAAATCTGGCGAACAAATCGCCCCTGCTTATGCACCGATTACCGCAGAATATTTGGATTATAACGAAGTAATGCAGCGCTTCGATCGCATGATGGACTGGTTGGCGAAGGCGTATATTAATACCCTCAATGTCATCCATCGGATGCACGATAAATATTGCTACGAACGGATCGAAATGGCACTGCACGATCGCGACGTTTTCCGGACGATGGCTTGCGGAATTGCCGGACTATCCGTAGTAGCCGATTCGCTTTCCGCGATTCAGTATGCAAAGGTGAAAGTTATCCGCGATGACAAGGGTTTAGCGGTTGATTACGAAATCGAAGACGACTTCCCGAAATATGGTAACAACGACGATCGCGCCGATAGTATTGCGGTTGATTTGGTGAAAGGTTTCATGAATAAACTCAAGAAGCATAAAACTTATCGCAATGCAATCCCCACGCAATCTGTTTTAACAATTACCTCGAACGTCGTTTACGGGAAGAAAACCGGCAGTACGCCCGACGGACGCAAAGCGGGCGAACCCTTCGCACCTGGTGCAAACCCGATGCACGGACGCGATCGCAACGGCGCGATCGCATCCCTTGCTTCCGTGGCAAAACTGCCTTATGCTTACGCCCAAGACGGCATTTCTAACACCTTCTCCGTCGTCCCAGCGGCCCTCGGAAAGACAGAACGCGATCGCTTAAATAACCTCGTCGGAATGCTGGATGGATACTTCCACGATGGCGGACATCACATCAATGTGAATGTCTTAAATCGCGACACATTATTAGATGCGATGGAGCATCCCGAACTGTATCCGCAACTCACAATTCGCGTTTCCGGTTATGCGGTGAACTTCATTAAATTAACCCGCGAACAACAGTTAGATGTGATTAAACGAACCTTCCACGAACGGTTTTAA
- a CDS encoding slipin family protein: MNLLRRLQWPKLSFKLPNLSMWKTFYIKPNEIGLLYHRSDFQKILRSGTYTYWGRHYSVRTNDLNYPQANIENLELLLRTNAAELNEHLLVVRTEFNQAALVRLGQNWITVPPDRVIAFWRGFIDVEAHLFNLEEDLQLPANFVQKIRRTASLSGVKKVQISEAEIGLLYVQNNFVRPLEPGEYAFWCFENEVYVQTLSRLIPNPNFPLEKVLIENHPDFVNAYCTAVELSSNSVAIVRDRGKAIAILPPCSQKLFWQGVEVETIDISNNPKLPQSLVAELVSGSQETVALSHNFLHICHVNAQHVGLLYIDREFREQLPAGIHAWWMFGRSFQTEVFDLRQQTLEVSGQDILSQDKVPLRVNLTAGYRIVDPLTARNTLSDITQYLYKELQFALRAAVGEKSLDALLEDKGGIDRGISDYIRTKTADYGIAIDSVGVKDIILPGEIKTILSKVVEAEKSAEANTIRRREETAATRSMLNTAKVMENNPVALRLKELEILERIADKIDKIQVNGSLDSILTELIQIERRNNG, from the coding sequence ATGAATCTTCTTCGTCGCCTGCAATGGCCGAAACTATCCTTTAAGTTACCGAATCTTTCCATGTGGAAAACGTTTTATATCAAACCCAACGAAATTGGATTGTTATACCATCGCAGCGATTTCCAAAAAATCCTGCGATCGGGGACTTATACTTATTGGGGTCGCCATTATTCGGTGCGAACGAACGATTTAAACTATCCGCAGGCGAATATTGAAAATTTAGAGCTTTTACTCCGTACCAATGCAGCGGAATTAAACGAACATCTCCTGGTAGTAAGGACAGAGTTCAACCAAGCCGCGTTAGTGCGTTTGGGACAAAATTGGATTACCGTCCCGCCCGATCGCGTTATTGCCTTCTGGCGCGGTTTCATTGACGTTGAGGCGCACCTGTTCAACCTGGAAGAAGATTTGCAACTGCCCGCGAATTTCGTTCAAAAAATTCGCCGCACTGCTTCTTTAAGCGGGGTTAAAAAGGTTCAGATTTCTGAGGCTGAAATTGGCTTGCTGTACGTGCAAAATAACTTCGTGCGTCCGTTAGAGCCGGGAGAATATGCGTTTTGGTGTTTCGAGAACGAAGTTTACGTTCAAACCTTAAGTCGCCTGATTCCAAATCCCAATTTTCCGCTAGAAAAAGTGTTGATTGAAAATCATCCCGATTTTGTCAACGCTTACTGTACTGCGGTCGAATTGTCAAGCAATTCAGTGGCAATTGTGCGCGATCGCGGTAAAGCGATCGCGATTCTTCCCCCATGCAGCCAAAAACTCTTTTGGCAAGGCGTTGAAGTCGAAACCATCGACATTAGCAACAATCCCAAACTGCCCCAAAGTTTAGTTGCGGAATTAGTTTCCGGCTCGCAAGAAACGGTTGCGTTAAGTCACAATTTCTTGCATATTTGTCACGTTAATGCCCAGCACGTCGGCTTGCTGTATATCGATCGCGAATTTCGCGAACAACTTCCCGCTGGAATTCATGCTTGGTGGATGTTCGGACGCTCGTTTCAAACAGAAGTTTTCGATCTGCGCCAGCAAACATTGGAAGTGTCGGGACAAGATATTTTGTCGCAAGATAAAGTGCCTTTGCGCGTTAACTTGACGGCGGGCTATCGCATTGTCGATCCGCTAACGGCGCGCAATACGTTGTCGGACATTACGCAGTATTTGTACAAAGAACTTCAGTTTGCGCTGCGGGCTGCGGTGGGCGAAAAAAGCTTAGATGCGTTACTTGAAGATAAAGGCGGGATCGATCGCGGAATTTCCGACTACATCCGCACTAAAACCGCCGATTATGGCATTGCGATCGACTCGGTAGGCGTGAAAGATATCATCCTTCCCGGCGAAATCAAAACTATCTTAAGCAAAGTCGTCGAAGCCGAAAAATCTGCCGAAGCAAATACCATTCGCCGCCGCGAAGAAACGGCAGCAACTCGCAGTATGTTAAATACCGCGAAAGTGATGGAAAATAACCCCGTTGCTCTGCGTTTGAAAGAGTTAGAAATTCTGGAACGAATTGCTGACAAAATCGACAAAATTCAAGTCAATGGTAGCTTGGATAGCATCTTAACGGAGTTGATTCAGATCGAACGCCGGAATAATGGATGA
- a CDS encoding M28 family peptidase, whose product MLSTFALATIWAYFVLIWMPGTSYQGDFKPLQKDEIVLKELLQQDLQKLAGEIGSRNEGRYEKLNEAKTFLQQELTKAGYQVKQQDYKIDGQSYYNLEAEKLGSEKPDEIVVIGGHYDSAFTSPGANDNGTGAVATLELAKIFADRAPKRTLRFVEFTNEEPPFNWTEDMGSLVYARALKQKNEKIVAMLSLETIGYFSDAIGSQKYPFPIGLFYPSRGNFLAFIGNLESGSLVRGAIASFRRHASFPSEGASLPNKVPGVGWSDHWSFWQVGYPGIMITDTAPYRYPYYHTIDDTVDKIDFDRFTRVVTSLVDVIADLGNS is encoded by the coding sequence TTGCTATCGACTTTCGCGCTGGCTACAATTTGGGCGTATTTCGTCTTAATTTGGATGCCGGGAACAAGCTACCAAGGCGATTTCAAGCCTTTACAAAAAGATGAGATTGTGCTTAAAGAGTTACTTCAGCAAGACTTACAAAAACTTGCCGGTGAAATTGGCAGCCGCAACGAAGGGCGTTATGAAAAGCTCAATGAAGCCAAAACTTTTTTGCAGCAAGAGTTAACTAAAGCTGGATATCAAGTCAAGCAACAAGACTATAAAATTGACGGTCAATCTTACTACAACCTCGAAGCCGAAAAACTCGGAAGTGAGAAACCAGATGAAATTGTTGTTATTGGCGGACATTACGATTCCGCCTTTACAAGTCCGGGCGCTAATGATAACGGAACGGGGGCTGTCGCAACCTTAGAATTAGCTAAAATTTTTGCCGATCGCGCCCCAAAACGCACGCTTCGTTTTGTTGAATTTACTAACGAAGAACCGCCGTTTAACTGGACGGAAGATATGGGGAGTTTGGTCTATGCGCGCGCTTTGAAGCAGAAGAATGAAAAGATCGTAGCGATGCTGAGTTTGGAAACCATCGGTTATTTTTCCGACGCGATCGGCTCTCAAAAATATCCATTTCCGATTGGTTTATTTTATCCCAGTCGCGGCAATTTTCTAGCTTTTATCGGCAATCTCGAATCGGGATCGTTAGTGAGAGGTGCAATCGCTTCCTTTCGCCGCCATGCGTCTTTCCCCTCAGAAGGTGCTTCCCTCCCCAACAAAGTTCCCGGCGTGGGTTGGTCGGATCATTGGTCGTTTTGGCAGGTTGGATACCCCGGAATTATGATTACCGATACGGCTCCTTATCGCTACCCTTATTATCATACAATCGACGATACCGTCGATAAAATTGATTTCGATCGCTTTACTCGCGTCGTCACCAGTTTAGTCGATGTTATCGCCGATTTAGGAAATTCATAG
- a CDS encoding cysteine desulfurase family protein, whose protein sequence is MQIYLDYSATTPPRPEAIACWQEISSQQWGNPSSLHAWGERAATIIEAARSQVAALIRASVPDSIIFTSGGTEADNLAVMGVARQFRSPQHLIISSVEHSAIAEPAKLLEQWGWEVTELPVNRCGRVEPADLAAALRENTVLVSIVYGQSEVGTLQPIAELAQICRDRGVLFHTDAVQVAGRLPLNVEQLGVDMLSLSSHKLYGPQGVGALYLRPGLSLVPLLAGGGQEGRWRSGTQAVPAIAAFGVAAELAAEELAAETQRLMALRDRLFGLLADSPYLVPTGDLAERLPHHTSFCLTEDVAKLSNMTGRTLVRQLNLAGIGISSGSACQSGKLNPSLALTAMGYSELRARSGIRLTFGRETTVADIDWTAMVLQQVLQRLIPEPVAIGR, encoded by the coding sequence ATGCAAATCTATCTCGATTACAGTGCAACCACTCCCCCGCGTCCGGAAGCGATCGCTTGTTGGCAGGAAATTTCTAGCCAGCAGTGGGGCAATCCCTCCAGCTTACACGCTTGGGGCGAACGAGCAGCGACGATTATTGAAGCTGCCCGGAGTCAAGTTGCTGCCCTAATTCGGGCTTCAGTTCCGGATTCGATTATTTTTACCTCCGGCGGTACGGAGGCGGATAATTTAGCGGTGATGGGCGTAGCGCGCCAGTTTCGCAGCCCCCAACATTTGATTATTTCGAGCGTAGAACATTCTGCGATCGCAGAACCGGCGAAGTTGCTGGAACAATGGGGATGGGAAGTAACAGAACTGCCCGTCAATCGTTGCGGGCGAGTCGAACCGGCGGATTTAGCGGCGGCACTGCGTGAAAATACGGTTTTAGTTTCAATTGTTTACGGGCAAAGCGAGGTGGGAACCCTCCAACCGATCGCGGAGTTGGCGCAAATTTGTCGCGATCGCGGCGTACTGTTTCATACCGATGCGGTACAAGTGGCCGGTCGTTTGCCGCTGAATGTCGAGCAGTTGGGCGTAGATATGCTCTCGCTTTCGAGCCACAAACTGTACGGCCCGCAAGGGGTTGGGGCGCTGTACCTGCGTCCGGGGCTGTCCCTGGTGCCGCTGTTGGCGGGGGGAGGACAGGAGGGAAGATGGCGATCGGGGACGCAGGCGGTTCCCGCGATCGCGGCTTTTGGGGTGGCGGCGGAGTTGGCGGCGGAGGAACTGGCAGCAGAAACGCAGCGTTTGATGGCGTTGCGCGATCGCCTCTTCGGTTTACTTGCCGATTCGCCTTACCTCGTCCCCACGGGGGATCTCGCCGAACGCCTTCCCCACCACACCAGCTTTTGTCTGACGGAGGATGTCGCGAAACTCAGTAATATGACAGGGAGAACCCTGGTGCGCCAACTTAATTTAGCGGGGATTGGGATTAGTTCCGGTTCTGCCTGTCAGAGCGGCAAACTCAATCCTAGCTTGGCGTTGACAGCGATGGGCTATTCGGAACTGAGGGCGCGATCGGGGATTCGTCTGACTTTTGGTAGGGAAACAACGGTTGCCGATATCGACTGGACGGCGATGGTACTCCAGCAAGTTTTGCAACGTCTGATCCCCGAACCCGTCGCGATCGGACGTTAA
- a CDS encoding DUF3531 family protein, which produces MNVQFREVDPFDVWIWLQFENTPSPMEQQYVEEVFNSWYYLGKLGAFNGENLQIAEMGDDLSYFDYNNAVPESIMMAPMHNMSDFEYYRDWGRCWLDLGTSDPLALDLLINALRQLSKEYVRIENLIVGGQNEDWPIDPEKSSLFADY; this is translated from the coding sequence ATGAACGTTCAATTTAGAGAAGTCGATCCGTTCGATGTATGGATTTGGTTGCAGTTTGAAAATACTCCTTCTCCGATGGAACAGCAGTATGTCGAAGAAGTTTTTAATTCCTGGTATTACTTAGGAAAACTCGGCGCTTTTAATGGCGAAAACTTACAAATTGCAGAAATGGGAGACGACTTAAGCTATTTCGATTACAATAACGCAGTTCCTGAAAGCATAATGATGGCTCCCATGCACAATATGAGCGATTTTGAATATTATCGCGATTGGGGGCGGTGTTGGCTGGATTTAGGAACGAGCGATCCTCTCGCCTTAGATTTATTAATTAATGCGTTGCGGCAATTAAGCAAAGAATACGTTCGGATCGAAAATTTAATTGTTGGCGGTCAGAATGAAGATTGGCCGATCGATCCGGAAAAGTCATCTTTATTCGCTGATTACTGA
- a CDS encoding aldo/keto reductase, translating into MKTLSLPSGRKIPILGQGTWRMGEKASQQQTEIEALRFGIDLGMTLIDTAEMYGEGGAEKIVAKAIAGCRDRIYLVSKFYPHNASYQGVLRACDRSLSRLETDYLDLYLLHWRGSTPLSETLEALQYLQQSGKILDYGVSNFDTDDMEEALALAGGSALATDQVLYNLMRRGIEWDLLPWCRQRKIPIMAYCPLEQGAFVRHSGLQAIATKYNATPTQIALSWLLHQDNVISIPKSSNRDRLLENYSALELQLTPADIQQLDRIFPPPKRKQTLAIR; encoded by the coding sequence ATGAAAACATTATCACTCCCCTCCGGTAGAAAAATACCTATTTTGGGACAGGGAACTTGGCGGATGGGCGAAAAAGCCAGCCAGCAACAAACTGAGATTGAGGCGTTGCGTTTCGGCATCGATTTGGGGATGACGCTGATCGATACGGCAGAAATGTATGGGGAAGGAGGGGCAGAAAAGATTGTCGCTAAAGCGATCGCCGGTTGCCGCGATCGCATCTATTTAGTCAGTAAGTTTTATCCCCACAATGCGAGTTACCAAGGGGTTCTTCGAGCTTGCGATCGCTCGTTATCCCGCCTCGAAACCGATTATTTAGATTTATATCTACTGCACTGGCGAGGTTCCACCCCTTTATCCGAAACCCTTGAAGCTTTACAATACTTACAACAAAGTGGCAAAATCCTCGATTATGGCGTGAGTAATTTCGATACGGACGATATGGAAGAAGCTCTAGCTTTAGCCGGAGGCTCGGCTTTAGCCACCGATCAAGTTCTCTACAATCTGATGCGGCGAGGAATCGAATGGGATTTATTGCCTTGGTGTCGGCAGCGAAAGATCCCGATTATGGCTTATTGTCCTTTGGAACAAGGGGCGTTTGTGAGGCATTCTGGCTTGCAAGCGATCGCGACAAAGTATAATGCAACCCCCACTCAAATCGCTCTCAGTTGGCTGCTGCACCAAGATAACGTTATTTCGATCCCCAAAAGTAGCAACCGCGATCGCCTCTTAGAGAACTACAGCGCTTTAGAACTTCAATTAACACCAGCAGATATTCAGCAACTCGATCGAATCTTCCCTCCCCCTAAGCGCAAGCAAACTTTAGCGATAAGATAG
- a CDS encoding response regulator transcription factor — protein sequence MKILVVEDDELFRLGLRVRLEREPGLEVVAEAEDGETALEIVKSRALDIVILDIGLPGLGGAEACRQIRQLCPDLPILVLTSQTQKASIDRLIQAGARGYCLKGAPSQTLILALQSVAAGASWWDAAATMEIRAAFEGYGSENENSERSHPVLTGREQEILALIIDGKTDREISQILYIAPGTVRVHVRAILKKLDARDRTQAAVIALQKNLIES from the coding sequence ATGAAAATTTTGGTCGTGGAGGACGACGAACTGTTTCGTCTCGGTTTGCGCGTCCGCCTGGAAAGAGAACCGGGGCTGGAAGTGGTGGCAGAGGCGGAAGATGGGGAAACTGCCCTCGAAATTGTGAAGAGTCGCGCGCTGGATATCGTGATTTTGGATATTGGTTTGCCGGGACTGGGGGGGGCGGAAGCTTGCCGACAAATTCGCCAATTATGCCCCGATTTACCGATCTTAGTTTTAACGTCCCAGACGCAAAAAGCCTCGATCGATCGCCTCATTCAAGCCGGGGCGCGGGGCTATTGTCTTAAGGGCGCGCCGTCGCAAACGTTGATTCTCGCGCTTCAGTCGGTGGCGGCGGGGGCTTCGTGGTGGGATGCGGCAGCAACGATGGAAATTCGAGCCGCTTTTGAAGGTTATGGCAGCGAAAATGAGAATTCGGAGCGATCGCATCCTGTTTTAACGGGGCGAGAACAGGAAATTCTTGCTTTAATTATTGATGGTAAAACCGATCGCGAAATTTCTCAAATTTTATATATCGCTCCCGGAACGGTACGAGTTCACGTCCGCGCGATTTTGAAAAAACTGGACGCGCGCGATCGCACTCAAGCGGCTGTTATTGCTTTGCAAAAAAATCTCATCGAATCTTAA